The following coding sequences are from one Geothrix sp. window:
- a CDS encoding GGDEF domain-containing protein, translating into MTRKASSKKPPLSAKTLPGLPEIPTVVRTKSDVDALAAPAEWALVAYAGAALGRVFPLAAGQVIVGRAPDSGVPLLDGEVSRQHARFRVEEGRVLVEDLESTNGTRVNGDPVRGLAELRPGDRIAIGGHVLKLVFLDPLERAFHETLLDLSTKDPLTGLANRGSALAELQNRFGLSQRYGRPLSVVVCDLDHFKQVNDTYGHGAGDFVLHTFGERLIATLREADLAGRIGGEEFLMVLPETDLAGARPFAERLRKAIAATPIPLASGGLSVTCSLGIAERTGDDLNAGQLLARADAALYRAKGGGRNQVCEG; encoded by the coding sequence GTGACGCGCAAGGCCTCGTCGAAGAAGCCGCCCCTGAGCGCCAAGACGCTTCCCGGGCTGCCCGAGATCCCGACGGTGGTGCGCACCAAGAGCGACGTGGATGCCCTGGCGGCCCCTGCCGAGTGGGCCCTGGTGGCCTATGCGGGTGCGGCCCTGGGCCGAGTGTTCCCGCTGGCGGCCGGGCAGGTGATCGTGGGCCGGGCGCCGGATTCGGGCGTGCCCCTGCTCGATGGCGAGGTCAGCCGCCAGCATGCGCGCTTCCGGGTCGAAGAGGGCCGGGTCCTGGTCGAGGATCTGGAGTCCACCAACGGCACGCGGGTGAATGGGGACCCGGTACGGGGGCTCGCGGAGCTGCGCCCGGGCGACCGCATCGCCATCGGTGGCCATGTACTCAAGCTGGTGTTCCTCGATCCGCTGGAGCGGGCCTTCCACGAGACGCTCCTCGACCTCAGCACCAAGGATCCGCTCACGGGACTGGCCAACCGGGGCAGCGCCCTGGCGGAGCTGCAGAACCGCTTCGGGCTGAGCCAGCGCTACGGCCGACCCCTCTCGGTGGTGGTCTGCGACCTGGACCACTTCAAGCAGGTGAACGACACCTACGGCCACGGGGCGGGCGACTTCGTGCTGCACACCTTCGGCGAGCGCCTCATCGCGACCCTGCGCGAGGCCGATCTGGCCGGCCGCATCGGTGGTGAGGAGTTCCTCATGGTGCTGCCGGAGACGGATCTGGCGGGGGCCCGGCCCTTCGCTGAGCGGCTGCGGAAGGCCATCGCCGCGACCCCGATCCCCCTGGCTTCTGGCGGACTCAGCGTCACCTGCAGCCTGGGCATCGCCGAGCGGACCGGGGATGATCTCAACGCCGGCCAGCTGCTGGCCCGGGCGGATGCGGCCCTCTACCGGGCCAAGGGCGGGGGGCGCAACCAGGTCTGCGAAGGCTAG
- a CDS encoding VanZ family protein, which produces MRTRWLWLFPLAVAATIVWLSAQSHYPGGIQLPPPLDKVAHACVFGGLAWALDLAIRRSRPDLPMYRRHLLVFGMVAVFGATDEWHQSFVPGRSCEFGDWVADAFGGGLGLLAGNLHLLFTRHLAALSWWRGTTRRSDPGRDLILVADPHWAAELTGLEEGTARFPEADWLFLGDVFDVWVGMPGMETEAQRAFLEWVRVRRTAGRWVGLWLGNREYFLERHAAGFDLMGEGIGGRLEGEPLTWEHGDLVNTADRQYRLWNLVSRSGLLWLLFRLMPSGTARRVSAWMERKLRTTNSTYKLAFPRRAFRAAAESHPGTTFLTGHFHTHEVEANGIALPWAHEGRFMVWRGGKVEAL; this is translated from the coding sequence ATGCGCACGCGTTGGCTCTGGCTCTTTCCCCTGGCAGTGGCCGCAACCATCGTCTGGCTGAGCGCCCAGTCCCATTATCCGGGCGGCATCCAGCTGCCGCCGCCTCTGGACAAGGTCGCCCACGCCTGCGTGTTCGGGGGCCTCGCCTGGGCCCTGGACTTGGCGATCCGGCGCAGTCGGCCGGACTTGCCCATGTACCGGAGGCATCTGCTGGTCTTCGGGATGGTGGCCGTGTTCGGCGCCACGGACGAGTGGCACCAGAGCTTCGTGCCCGGTCGGTCCTGCGAGTTCGGCGACTGGGTCGCCGATGCCTTCGGGGGGGGATTGGGGCTTCTGGCCGGGAACCTCCACCTCCTGTTCACTCGCCACTTGGCGGCGCTGTCCTGGTGGCGCGGCACGACCCGGCGTTCCGATCCGGGCCGGGACCTGATCCTGGTGGCCGACCCCCACTGGGCGGCGGAGCTCACGGGTCTCGAGGAAGGCACCGCGCGCTTCCCGGAAGCCGACTGGCTCTTCCTCGGCGATGTGTTCGACGTGTGGGTCGGGATGCCCGGCATGGAGACCGAAGCCCAGCGGGCCTTCCTTGAGTGGGTTCGCGTCCGCAGGACCGCAGGCCGCTGGGTGGGGCTGTGGCTGGGCAACCGCGAGTATTTCCTCGAGCGGCATGCCGCCGGCTTCGACCTCATGGGCGAAGGCATCGGCGGCAGGCTCGAAGGCGAGCCCCTGACTTGGGAGCACGGCGACCTCGTCAACACCGCCGACCGGCAGTACCGGCTGTGGAACCTGGTCTCGCGCTCCGGCCTCCTCTGGCTGCTGTTCCGCCTGATGCCCAGCGGCACCGCCCGCCGGGTATCCGCCTGGATGGAACGGAAGCTCCGCACCACCAACAGCACCTACAAGCTGGCCTTCCCGAGGCGGGCCTTCCGCGCCGCCGCCGAGTCCCACCCGGGCACGACCTTCCTCACCGGCCACTTCCATACCCACGAGGTCGAGGCCAACGGCATCGCCCTGCCCTGGGCCCACGAGGGGCGGTTCATGGTGTGGCGCGGCGGGAAGGTGGAGGCGCTCTAA
- the yihA gene encoding ribosome biogenesis GTP-binding protein YihA/YsxC, with the protein MAQPLTDARFVTSAADARKLGICHAEVAFVGRSNVGKSSLLNALANQKQLARVSKTPGRTRLINVFLTGPDRWIVDLPGYGFATGPAAERATWQAMVEGYLTSRPTLRMVFVLVDAEVGPTKLDHQMIEWLRVEGLPHRIVATKSDQVKPSKALKQRKDVAADLHLQAPDIAWVSAAKGLGIPELRREVADLLDL; encoded by the coding sequence ATGGCCCAGCCCCTCACCGATGCCCGCTTCGTCACCTCCGCCGCCGACGCCCGGAAGCTGGGGATCTGCCACGCGGAAGTGGCCTTCGTGGGCCGCAGCAACGTGGGGAAGTCCTCGCTGTTGAACGCCCTCGCCAACCAGAAGCAGCTGGCCCGCGTGTCCAAGACGCCCGGCCGCACGCGGCTCATCAATGTGTTCCTCACGGGGCCGGATCGCTGGATCGTGGACCTGCCGGGCTACGGCTTCGCCACGGGTCCCGCCGCTGAGCGGGCCACCTGGCAGGCCATGGTGGAGGGCTACCTCACGAGCCGGCCCACGCTGCGCATGGTCTTCGTGCTGGTGGACGCGGAAGTGGGCCCCACCAAGCTGGATCACCAGATGATCGAGTGGCTGCGCGTCGAGGGCCTGCCCCACCGCATCGTGGCCACCAAGAGCGACCAGGTGAAACCCAGCAAGGCGCTGAAACAGCGCAAGGACGTGGCCGCCGACTTGCATTTGCAGGCACCGGACATCGCTTGGGTGAGCGCCGCGAAGGGCCTCGGCATTCCCGAGCTGCGCCGCGAGGTGGCGGACCTGCTGGACCTTTAG
- the ftsE gene encoding cell division ATP-binding protein FtsE — MITLTHVGKQYDRIHTALADVSFSIDAGEFVFLTGPSGAGKSTLLKLLFREQIPSSGEIQMAGHRLASMAETEIPLLRRKLGVVFQDFKLIRSRTIFENVSFVLKVLGVSAAEQKQRTFRALKMVGLQHKLSSYPLQLSGGEQQRVAIARALVNDPLVLLADEPTGNLDPDLAHEIMALFERINGQGTTVVVATHDRSLIQRMRKRVIGLDHGRIAFDQPAPTSLVTV, encoded by the coding sequence ATGATCACGCTCACCCACGTCGGCAAGCAGTACGACCGCATCCACACCGCCCTGGCGGATGTGAGCTTCAGCATCGACGCCGGCGAGTTCGTGTTCCTCACGGGGCCCAGCGGCGCGGGGAAGTCCACCCTGCTGAAGCTGCTCTTCCGCGAGCAGATTCCCAGCAGCGGCGAGATCCAGATGGCGGGGCACCGGCTGGCCTCCATGGCCGAGACGGAGATTCCCCTGCTGCGTCGCAAGCTGGGCGTGGTCTTCCAGGACTTCAAGCTCATCCGCAGCCGCACCATCTTCGAGAACGTGTCCTTCGTGCTGAAGGTGCTGGGCGTCAGCGCCGCCGAGCAGAAGCAGCGCACTTTCCGCGCCCTGAAGATGGTGGGACTGCAGCACAAGCTCAGCAGCTACCCCCTGCAGCTGTCCGGCGGCGAGCAGCAGCGCGTGGCCATCGCCCGCGCCCTGGTGAACGATCCCCTGGTGCTGCTGGCGGACGAGCCCACGGGCAACCTGGATCCCGATCTGGCCCACGAGATCATGGCCCTCTTCGAGCGCATCAACGGCCAGGGCACCACGGTGGTCGTGGCCACCCACGATCGCAGCCTCATCCAGCGTATGCGCAAGCGCGTCATCGGCCTGGACCACGGCCGCATCGCCTTCGACCAGCCCGCGCCGACGAGCCTCGTGACAGTGTGA
- the purU gene encoding formyltetrahydrofolate deformylase — MSNPTAIFLISCPDQKGIVARLTGFMYQHGGNIVDSDHHSDLQAGRFLGRIEVEVAGLDLDRAGLRAGLAAIADPMGGHWELHFSDVVPRIALWCSKQEHCLLDLLWRHQAGELGAEIAFVLSNHPTLGRHVEPLGIPFHVVPITRDTKAGAEAQELALLRSERVDLVILAKYMQVLSPDFLGAFPSVINIHHSFLPAFAGAQPYHQAHARGVKLIGATAHYVTPDLDSGPIIDQDVVRVSHRDTVEDLVRKGKDMERLALSRAVRLHLQHRVLTYGNKTVVFE; from the coding sequence ATGTCCAACCCGACGGCCATCTTCCTCATCTCCTGCCCGGACCAGAAGGGCATCGTGGCCCGCCTGACCGGCTTCATGTACCAGCACGGCGGCAACATCGTCGACTCGGACCACCACTCGGATCTGCAGGCCGGGCGCTTCCTGGGCCGCATCGAGGTGGAGGTCGCGGGCCTGGACCTGGACCGCGCGGGACTCCGGGCGGGCCTGGCGGCCATCGCCGACCCCATGGGTGGCCACTGGGAGCTGCACTTCTCGGACGTGGTCCCCAGGATCGCCCTCTGGTGCAGCAAACAGGAGCACTGCCTCCTGGACCTGCTGTGGCGGCACCAGGCCGGTGAGCTGGGGGCCGAGATCGCCTTCGTGCTCAGCAACCACCCCACCCTGGGCCGCCATGTCGAACCCCTGGGCATCCCCTTCCACGTGGTGCCCATCACCCGGGACACCAAGGCCGGGGCCGAGGCGCAGGAGCTGGCCCTGCTTCGTTCCGAGCGGGTGGACCTGGTCATCCTCGCGAAGTACATGCAGGTGCTCAGCCCGGATTTTCTGGGGGCCTTCCCCTCGGTCATCAACATCCACCACAGCTTCCTGCCCGCCTTCGCCGGGGCCCAGCCCTACCACCAGGCCCACGCCCGGGGCGTGAAGCTCATCGGCGCCACGGCCCACTACGTCACGCCGGATCTCGATTCCGGGCCGATCATCGACCAGGACGTGGTCCGCGTGAGCCACCGCGACACCGTGGAGGATCTGGTGCGCAAGGGCAAGGACATGGAGCGCCTCGCCCTCTCCCGCGCCGTGCGGCTGCACCTCCAGCACCGGGTGCTCACCTACGGGAACAAGACCGTGGTGTTCGAGTAG
- a CDS encoding acetyl-CoA C-acetyltransferase, which yields MSVYILSATRTAVGTFGGALKPLNAVQLGALAITEALARAEVAAEQVGDVVLGNVLQAGSGQNVARLAALKAGLSYATPAHTPNQVCGSGLKAVSLGAQSIAMGDADLVVAGGTESMSNAPYLLPAARWGARMGDAKLIDSMIQDGLWCGHGDTHMGITAENVAARHGITREAQDAFALASQSKAAAAQIAGAFDREVFAVTLVGKKGDTLFNRDEYIKTDATAEGLAKLRPAFKKDGTVTAGNASGINDGAAALVLASEAAAQARKPIARILGFAQAGVDPATMGLGPVPAIQKLLAKTGVKLQDIDLFELNEAFAAQSLGVLAELSDLDPAKVNLRGGAIAIGHPIGASGTRILVTLLHLLQDENKKLGLAALCVGGGQGVAMLVERL from the coding sequence ATGTCCGTGTACATCCTCTCCGCCACCCGCACGGCCGTCGGAACCTTCGGTGGCGCCCTCAAGCCGCTGAATGCGGTGCAGCTGGGCGCCCTGGCCATCACCGAGGCCCTGGCCCGGGCAGAGGTTGCCGCCGAGCAGGTGGGCGACGTGGTGCTGGGCAATGTGCTGCAGGCCGGCAGCGGCCAGAACGTCGCGCGCCTGGCGGCCCTGAAGGCCGGCCTGTCCTATGCCACCCCCGCCCACACGCCCAACCAGGTTTGCGGCTCGGGCCTCAAGGCCGTCTCGCTGGGCGCCCAGTCCATCGCCATGGGCGACGCCGACCTGGTGGTGGCCGGGGGCACCGAGAGCATGTCCAACGCCCCCTACCTGCTGCCCGCCGCCCGCTGGGGTGCCCGCATGGGCGACGCCAAGCTCATCGACAGCATGATCCAGGACGGCCTCTGGTGCGGCCACGGCGACACCCACATGGGCATCACCGCCGAGAACGTCGCCGCCAGGCACGGGATCACCCGCGAGGCCCAGGATGCCTTCGCCCTCGCCAGCCAGTCGAAGGCCGCGGCGGCACAGATCGCCGGCGCCTTCGACCGCGAAGTCTTCGCCGTGACGCTGGTCGGGAAGAAGGGCGACACGCTCTTCAACCGGGACGAGTACATCAAGACCGACGCCACCGCCGAGGGGCTGGCCAAGCTGCGCCCGGCCTTCAAGAAGGACGGCACCGTGACCGCGGGCAACGCCAGCGGCATCAACGATGGCGCCGCGGCCCTGGTGCTGGCCTCCGAGGCCGCCGCCCAGGCCCGCAAGCCCATCGCCCGCATCCTCGGCTTCGCCCAGGCCGGCGTGGACCCGGCCACCATGGGGCTGGGTCCCGTGCCCGCCATCCAGAAGCTGCTGGCCAAGACCGGCGTGAAGCTCCAGGACATCGACCTCTTCGAACTGAACGAGGCCTTCGCCGCCCAGAGTCTGGGCGTGCTGGCGGAGCTGTCCGACCTCGACCCCGCCAAGGTCAACCTGCGCGGCGGCGCCATCGCCATCGGCCACCCCATCGGCGCCAGCGGCACCCGCATCCTGGTGACGCTCCTGCATCTGCTTCAGGACGAGAACAAGAAACTCGGGCTCGCGGCCCTCTGCGTGGGCGGCGGCCAGGGCGTGGCCATGCTGGTGGAGCGGCTCTAG
- a CDS encoding DUF4097 family beta strand repeat-containing protein, giving the protein MIALRRWIPLFLVGSALLAQAPPPPPPPPAPPEPPAPMIGVDIPSGSRTEQRTEKLAMGSKLWVKNRNGGIRVTGWDKDEVALTAQIRDSAKRKVDLVLQRKGSDLDIEAVFQQPSWSFGVYISPRCEMTLMVPRKLQGHFRTTNGTVSAENLDGYARCEATNGSIVVSHIRGEVHVDTTNGPIEARGLAARLKGSTTNGRIILEDVDGGIRLETTNGSIRARNLDGWGEGIHLESTNGSIEVELGKAAGDLHAENSNGSLEVKVSGAQVIEQTKHSAHVKVPGRTQTIRLETTNGSIRVK; this is encoded by the coding sequence ATGATCGCCCTTCGCCGCTGGATCCCCCTGTTCCTGGTCGGGAGCGCCCTGCTGGCCCAGGCGCCCCCACCGCCGCCCCCACCGCCGGCTCCGCCCGAACCACCGGCGCCCATGATCGGCGTGGACATCCCCTCGGGCTCCCGTACCGAGCAGCGGACTGAGAAACTGGCCATGGGCTCCAAGCTCTGGGTGAAGAACCGCAATGGCGGCATCCGGGTCACCGGCTGGGACAAGGACGAGGTCGCCCTCACGGCCCAGATCCGGGACAGCGCCAAGCGGAAGGTGGACCTGGTGCTCCAGCGGAAGGGTTCCGACCTCGACATCGAAGCCGTCTTCCAGCAGCCCTCCTGGAGCTTCGGCGTCTACATCAGCCCCCGCTGCGAGATGACCCTCATGGTGCCCCGCAAGCTGCAGGGCCACTTCCGGACCACCAACGGCACGGTATCGGCCGAGAACCTGGATGGCTACGCCCGCTGCGAGGCCACCAACGGCAGCATCGTCGTCTCGCACATCCGGGGCGAGGTCCACGTGGACACCACCAACGGCCCCATCGAGGCCCGGGGCCTGGCCGCGCGCCTCAAGGGCAGCACCACCAACGGACGGATCATCCTCGAGGACGTGGACGGCGGCATCCGCCTGGAGACCACCAACGGCAGCATCCGCGCCCGCAACCTCGACGGCTGGGGCGAGGGCATCCACCTGGAATCCACCAACGGCAGCATCGAGGTGGAACTGGGCAAGGCCGCGGGGGACCTGCACGCCGAGAACAGCAACGGTTCACTGGAGGTCAAGGTCAGCGGCGCCCAGGTGATCGAACAGACCAAGCACAGCGCCCACGTGAAGGTGCCCGGCCGCACCCAGACGATCCGCCTCGAAACCACCAACGGCAGCATCCGGGTCAAGTAG
- a CDS encoding M16 family metallopeptidase yields MRLLVSVLISFLTLHAQTPRLADVQERRLANGVRLLLVERRGLAAFHATLVFRGGWAEEPAPAAGGMDLLARALYGTTWPEDVDPAKTQPGLEALLKQEEGLLEALRLERLRQRQRQDPANASALPALESHLESVQGRLRALFSLSPLADLYTARGGRQTAEATADALQAHTELPQEAFEFWCRTEAQRLRSIQLSRFSQARTALVTELRAQGAQGVALLRGAALPGHPYGRDLADHLPSLEALRWSDLRALARRTLRPDHLMVIIIGGLSLDSALPTLERHLGSLPAPPEGEDALLPEIPADLGDRRVQATLGGSPSLLCGWRLPARRHPDHLPLRLAAQLLGGGRTARLESRLVRQKAMAQQVDLRMDLPGGRLPGLLMIGLKPADGHSLAEVEGALHSEILRLHQDPIPQDEWLRAIAQLEADHVRMLDEPAALARALGQAWAEGGDWRLLESDAQRLRTLTPESVQAAVRDWLKPTHRTTVMLEPTPDGPLNPLETEMSRVLNALAAHRIQDPAQRERLVSEGLRQLRMLNPEERQRTLKLLEAQLTPERR; encoded by the coding sequence ATGCGCCTGCTGGTTTCCGTCCTCATCTCGTTCCTCACCCTTCACGCCCAGACGCCCCGCCTGGCCGACGTGCAGGAGCGGCGGCTGGCCAATGGGGTCCGCCTGCTGCTGGTGGAACGGCGCGGTCTGGCCGCCTTCCACGCCACCCTGGTCTTCCGGGGGGGCTGGGCCGAGGAGCCCGCCCCGGCCGCCGGCGGCATGGATCTGCTGGCCCGGGCCCTCTACGGGACCACCTGGCCCGAGGACGTGGACCCCGCGAAGACCCAGCCCGGCCTGGAAGCCCTGCTCAAACAGGAGGAGGGTCTGCTGGAGGCCCTCCGCCTCGAACGCCTCCGCCAGCGCCAGCGCCAGGATCCAGCCAACGCGTCAGCCCTGCCCGCCCTGGAGAGCCACCTGGAGTCGGTCCAGGGCCGCCTGAGGGCGCTGTTCTCGCTTTCCCCCCTGGCCGACCTGTACACCGCGCGGGGTGGACGCCAGACGGCCGAGGCCACGGCCGATGCCCTCCAGGCCCACACGGAATTGCCCCAGGAGGCCTTCGAGTTCTGGTGCCGCACCGAGGCCCAGCGCCTCCGGTCGATCCAGCTCAGCCGGTTCTCGCAGGCCCGCACGGCCCTCGTCACCGAGCTCCGCGCCCAGGGAGCCCAGGGCGTGGCCCTGCTGCGCGGCGCGGCCCTGCCCGGCCATCCCTACGGCCGCGATCTGGCGGACCACCTGCCCTCGCTGGAGGCCCTCCGCTGGTCGGATCTGCGGGCCCTGGCCCGGCGCACCCTGCGGCCGGACCATCTGATGGTCATCATCATCGGCGGCCTGAGCCTGGACAGCGCCCTGCCCACCCTGGAACGCCACCTGGGCAGCCTGCCCGCGCCCCCCGAGGGCGAGGACGCGCTGCTGCCGGAGATTCCCGCCGATCTCGGGGACCGGCGCGTGCAGGCCACCCTGGGTGGGTCGCCCAGCCTGCTGTGCGGCTGGCGCCTCCCCGCCCGCCGGCATCCGGACCACCTGCCCTTGCGTCTGGCGGCACAGCTGCTTGGAGGCGGGCGCACCGCCCGCCTCGAAAGCCGCCTGGTGCGCCAGAAGGCCATGGCCCAGCAGGTGGACCTGCGCATGGATCTGCCCGGCGGCCGGCTTCCGGGTCTGCTGATGATCGGCTTGAAGCCCGCCGATGGCCACAGCCTGGCAGAAGTGGAGGGCGCCCTGCATAGCGAGATCCTCCGCCTCCACCAGGATCCGATCCCCCAGGACGAGTGGCTGCGGGCCATCGCCCAGTTGGAGGCGGACCATGTCCGGATGTTGGACGAACCGGCCGCCCTGGCACGCGCCCTCGGCCAGGCCTGGGCAGAAGGGGGAGACTGGCGGCTGCTGGAATCGGACGCCCAGCGCCTCCGCACCCTGACCCCGGAGTCCGTCCAGGCCGCCGTCCGCGATTGGCTGAAGCCGACCCACCGGACCACCGTGATGCTGGAACCCACGCCCGACGGCCCCCTGAATCCGCTCGAGACAGAGATGAGCCGGGTGCTCAACGCCCTGGCGGCCCACCGCATCCAGGACCCGGCCCAGCGGGAGCGGCTCGTGTCCGAAGGCCTCCGGCAGCTGCGGATGTTGAACCCCGAGGAGCGCCAGCGCACCCTGAAGCTGCTCGAAGCCCAGCTCACCCCGGAGAGACGATGA
- a CDS encoding M16 family metallopeptidase, protein MRRVLLASLATALALQAQPSPQRFTLPNGLRVIHLEDHEHPVVRVRLHLGLEPGDTPPGRQGLPLLAMRMFLHSDAADLKAEAFDRLLEDSGIQLRSSTEPGALEWRLAARSRDQDRALSLLADRLLRTVFDPMVLETQRLACWRQVEQLDATPFQRLEAALLQAPDARPTPISLGAITLEDLLAFRAKVFRPDRALLLIHGDVGLEQAKRLVLLSLGSWTAGDPPQPLEPSVPAPPGRALGPVANPLRIPAPGAGLRVQAVLPRPAGLAAEPTTLIALLITGEPTLFPVSIVCRQDCLVATLDAGPEATPAQAWALLQGRLDALRLRGFSASDLEKARSAWAAARSLDSLDAEAQLDAAAAQVLGRGATRDRMKALELDQLNAALRTWLGSGETRRGISGVPAGPGDLATAGSQRRLR, encoded by the coding sequence ATGAGGCGGGTCCTGCTGGCCAGCCTGGCGACTGCGCTCGCCCTCCAGGCCCAACCCAGCCCTCAGCGTTTCACCCTGCCCAACGGGCTACGGGTGATCCACCTGGAGGACCATGAGCATCCCGTGGTCCGGGTGCGGCTCCACCTCGGCCTCGAACCTGGCGACACACCCCCGGGCCGCCAGGGGCTGCCCCTGCTGGCGATGCGGATGTTCCTCCACTCCGATGCCGCCGATCTGAAGGCGGAGGCGTTCGACCGTCTGCTGGAGGACTCCGGCATCCAGCTCCGTTCCAGCACAGAGCCCGGGGCCCTAGAGTGGCGGCTGGCAGCCCGCAGCCGGGACCAGGACCGGGCCCTGAGTCTGCTGGCAGATCGGCTGCTCCGGACGGTCTTCGATCCCATGGTCCTGGAGACCCAGCGGCTGGCCTGCTGGCGCCAGGTGGAACAACTGGACGCGACCCCCTTCCAGCGGCTCGAGGCCGCCCTGCTCCAGGCCCCCGACGCGCGCCCCACCCCCATCAGCCTGGGCGCCATCACCCTGGAGGACCTCCTGGCCTTCCGGGCGAAGGTGTTCCGGCCGGACCGGGCCCTGCTCCTGATCCATGGCGATGTGGGCTTGGAGCAGGCCAAGCGGCTGGTGCTGCTGAGCCTGGGTTCATGGACCGCCGGGGACCCACCCCAGCCGCTGGAGCCCTCCGTCCCGGCGCCCCCAGGCAGGGCCCTGGGCCCGGTGGCCAACCCGCTGCGCATTCCCGCACCCGGAGCGGGGTTGCGGGTGCAGGCTGTCCTGCCCCGACCCGCGGGCCTCGCGGCAGAGCCGACCACCCTGATCGCCCTGCTGATCACGGGGGAGCCCACCCTCTTCCCCGTCTCGATCGTCTGCCGCCAGGACTGCCTGGTCGCCACCCTCGATGCCGGGCCGGAGGCCACCCCCGCACAGGCCTGGGCCCTGCTCCAGGGCCGCCTGGACGCCCTTCGCCTCCGGGGGTTCAGCGCCTCCGATCTGGAGAAGGCCCGGTCCGCCTGGGCGGCAGCCCGCAGCCTGGATTCCCTGGACGCGGAGGCCCAGCTGGACGCAGCCGCGGCCCAGGTCTTGGGCCGGGGTGCGACCCGCGACCGCATGAAGGCCCTGGAACTGGACCAGCTGAACGCCGCGCTCCGGACCTGGCTCGGGTCCGGCGAGACCCGCCGCGGCATCAGCGGAGTCCCGGCGGGACCGGGTGATCTCGCGACTGCCGGATCCCAGCGCAGGCTCCGCTAG
- a CDS encoding phosphoribosylaminoimidazolesuccinocarboxamide synthase yields MSVLLSTDLPFPVFRRGKVRDVYDLGKQLLIVASDRISAFDCVMPEGIPDKGRILTAVASYWMAATEDLVPNHFRGNQAWPEAVAPYRESLAGRAVVVEKTRPLPIECVVRGYLAGSGWKEYQANGMVCGVPLPAGLRLADRLPEPIFTPATKAEEGHDENISFERMADIVGRGLAEKLRDLSLALYRRGAELAGQRGILLADTKFEFGLSDTDEVILIDEALTPDSSRYWLADSWAPGGNPPSLDKQFLRDYLETLEGWNKQPPAPHLPAPVVDGIRARYLDLASRFGVEV; encoded by the coding sequence ATGTCCGTCCTGCTCAGCACCGATCTCCCGTTTCCGGTCTTCCGCCGGGGCAAGGTGCGGGATGTCTACGACCTGGGCAAGCAGCTGCTCATCGTGGCCTCCGATCGCATCAGCGCCTTCGACTGCGTGATGCCCGAGGGCATCCCGGACAAGGGGCGGATCCTCACTGCGGTGGCCTCCTACTGGATGGCGGCCACCGAGGACCTGGTGCCCAACCACTTCCGCGGCAACCAGGCCTGGCCCGAGGCGGTGGCCCCCTACCGCGAGTCCCTGGCCGGCCGGGCGGTCGTCGTGGAGAAGACGCGCCCCCTGCCCATCGAGTGCGTGGTGCGCGGCTACCTGGCGGGCAGCGGCTGGAAGGAGTACCAGGCCAACGGGATGGTCTGCGGCGTGCCCCTTCCCGCGGGCCTGAGGCTCGCGGATCGGCTGCCCGAGCCCATCTTCACGCCCGCCACCAAGGCCGAGGAGGGCCATGACGAGAACATCTCCTTCGAGCGCATGGCCGACATCGTGGGCCGGGGCCTGGCGGAGAAGCTGCGGGACCTGAGCCTAGCCCTCTACCGCCGCGGCGCGGAGCTGGCCGGCCAGCGCGGCATTCTGCTGGCCGACACCAAGTTCGAATTCGGCTTGAGCGACACGGACGAGGTGATCCTGATCGACGAGGCCCTCACGCCGGACAGCAGCCGCTACTGGCTGGCGGACAGCTGGGCGCCCGGCGGGAATCCGCCGAGCCTGGACAAGCAGTTCCTGCGGGACTACCTGGAGACCCTGGAGGGCTGGAACAAGCAACCGCCGGCGCCGCACCTGCCTGCTCCCGTCGTGGATGGCATCAGAGCCCGGTACCTCGATCTGGCTTCGCGGTTTGGCGTGGAGGTATAG